A genome region from Canis lupus dingo isolate Sandy unplaced genomic scaffold, ASM325472v2 SANDYSCAFF125, whole genome shotgun sequence includes the following:
- the LOC125754778 gene encoding collagen alpha-1(I) chain-like: RRWRRRAALTDRPTEGRSRPTDRAARTPRRRRGETRALTRHPLPPDGPDGGGGGPRAGTDAGGRAGAGSGPSTRSDGGGAPGQSRTPPRHRGERGPRTANGERTPGPDPRPGTRAPGGDAAGGGGGGGDDGGPRHHTTPPPGAGASGGRGGRPQRAGKRRAPGSAAPGRQDGRRTGRAFGKGAERAPAQGPPGAERRAGAVEERTAGHREGLSGSLRHLGGEVGAQGARGVPPPEASSARAVRHLRTPAGPTAGPSNPAGPGAQPPPFTRPVLRERSRTRATTPSPNTPARLLLPFLGGPRALRLGRPPSHGGQGGKTPNSGEAGFGPRRAELGRAWRPATVRSGTRAGGGGGRSAGRRRRTAARAEKRGEGPVPKGAQRRREPGHRVNAHGIPPPPHEGGTRDRRGGPSEPPSVHPPVRPSVRSNPESRPGGAPGELARRTRRATAGGDSARERARRQLPAASAAHTHTHGEGFLTEGASPHPFVLPNGPHQAALGRVGSRAGAGLRQGTGTGQPERSRPVPSRTRPASPRTAHVTAQRRAPASREAGERTETGTRPVPGERAALGLASARRWPAGRRSRAPPRGPGASAQARPGRAEQRGVGPALPAEEEGRSPRTQGLRKGRRSVAASRTPVPPAPRGKKAGGGVGRVRTTPTRRAPRTARRRARRSGEEGRQNEKSAAAARGASRSKSPARTATGDSLRLTGKPLDSRGQERDNPSTAGTPDTRHGALRDRGCHGQRPGATAWSARGKRPPPPAHTALPRVPETGGRHRDPGHLESSTRAGAQAQADGSGSSERGQGPARRAVKPEPHPRPEAHISKASDDDRRLYGCPSVCLSPKHNVSAPTWQQKCSFRARINQLAGGDQPQVTTSRDRDTANCPKTCPTAPPPPPTEPQGHLVDPGTGEEGDTRSVETPRRHAAKPVISGGDFENHQSSPEAGTVRRPSPRPSGPPCLPPSPTPARARRWRATRGRGSLTGNRHRRTPNGRPPTAWHRSDARDPPPQRASEQGEKIASDARDPHVPAAGPVPSPGRDHGDNRVTRKAPEDRPSHRTDGGTHPVPRPRGGPGRSARAEEEPPAGAGRPTQAAARPPPERRRRSGDSGDGDIPRSSEVQSPASASRAEAPASRTLAPERPSSWNSARKPTPKLFLACRRRASGGDTLHKSGRQVAPDNRRERQRDRSRATRLEIIPPSACPPACLHVKRRTRPYLCGSKQASAGLRPFASTSACSFISVSSWKTGLSVVALSAL, translated from the exons AGGCGGTGGCGGCGGCGAGCCGCGCTAACCGACCGACCGACCGAGGGCCGGTCCCGCCCCACGGACCGGGCGGCGCGCACACctcggcggcggcgcggggagaCGAGGGCGCTCACCCGCCACCCTCTCCCTCCGGACGGCCccgatggcggcggcggcggcccgcgggCGGGGACGGACGCCGGCGGTCGCGCCGGGGCCGGCAGCGGGCCGAGCACGCGCTCAGACGGAGGCGGGGCGCCGGGCCAGAGCCGAACCCCTCCCCGCCACCGGGGAGAGCGCGGGCCGCGGACGGCCAACGGCGAGCGGACGCCGGGACCTGACCCACGCCCGGGCACGCGCGCGCCAGGCGGGGACGCggccggcgggggtgggggcggcggaGACGACGGCGGCCCTCGTCACCACACAACGCCaccgccgggggcgggggcgagcggCGGACGCGGCGGAAGGCCGCAGCGGGCCGGGAAGCGCCGGGCGCCCGGGAGCGCGGCACCGGGTCGGCAAGACGGACGACGGACGGGGCGGGCTTTCGGGAAAGGCGCGGAGAGAGCGCCGGCGCAGGGGCCGCCAGGCGCCGAACGGCGAGCGGGAGCGGTGGAGGAGAGGACCGCGGGCCACCGCGAGGGGCTTTCGGGAAGCCTCAGGCACCTGGGAGGCGAGGTCGGCGCCCAGGGCGCACGCGGGGTCCCACCGCCCGAGGCCTCCAGCGCAAGGGCGGTCCGGCACCTGAGGACGCCGGCCGGCCCCACGGCGGGCCCAAGCAACCCTGCGGGGCCTGGGGCCCAACCGCCACCGTTCACGCGACCGGTTCTCCGAGAACGCTCCCGCACACGCGCAACGACGCCCAGCCCCAACACCCCCGcgcgcctcctcctccccttcctcggAGGACCGAGAGCACTTCGCCTGGGACGGCCCCCGAGCCACGGCGGCCAAGGGGGCAAGACACCCAACAGCGGCGAGGCCGGTTTCGGTCCACGGAGGGCGGAGTTAGGGCGGGCATGGCGCCCTGCGACCGTGCGGTCGGGGACGCgggcaggcgggggcggggggcggtcggcggggaggaggaggcgcACAGCGGCGAGGGCCGAGAAGCGTGGGGAAGGGCCGGTCCCGAAGGGCGCGCAACGAAGGCGCGAGCCGGGCCACCGGGTAAACGCGCACGGGATCCCACCGCCACCGCACGAGGGCG GCACGCGCGACCGCCGCGGGGGTCCGTCCGAACCTCCGTCCGTCCATCCGCCCGTCCGTCCATCCGTCCGGTCCAACCCGGAGTCACGACCGGGAGGCGCCCCAGGCGAGCTGGCCCGACGCACGCGCCGAGCCACCGCCGGCGGCGACTCGGCTCGGGAGCGGGCGCGCCGACAGCTGCCAGCCGCCAGCGcggcacacacgcacacacacgg AGAAGGCTTTCTCACCGAGGGCGCATCGCCCCACCCGTTCGTCCTCCCAAACGGGCCCCACCAGGCGGCGCTGGGCCGAGTGGGCTCGCGGGCGGGGGCGGGTCTCCGGCAAGGGACAGGCACAGGGCAACCCGAGCGCTCGCGGCCGGTGCCCTCGAGGACGCGCCCTGCCTCGCCGCGCACGGCTCACGTCACCGCCCAGAGGAGAGCTCCTGCCTCCCGCGAGGCGGGCGAGAGGACGGAGACGGGGACACGACCCGTGCCGGGAGAGAGGGCAGCCCTCGGGCTGGCCAGCGCGCGGCGCTGGCCCGCGGGCCGGCGCTCACGAGCCCCGCCAA GAGGGCCGGGCGCAAGCGCTCAAGCGCGCCCAGGCCGGGCTGAGCAGCGCGGCGTCGGGCCGGCCCTCCCCGCGGAGGAGGAGGGCCGCTCGCCACGGACCCAGGGCCTTCGGAAAGGCCGGCGAAGTGTCGCCGCGTCGAGGACCCCGGTCCCGCCAGCGCCGCGAGGCAAGAAGGCGGGAGGCGGGGTCGGCCGAGTCCGCACCACCCCAACCCGGCGCGCGCCGCGCACCGCCAGACGGCGGGCgcggaggagcggggaggagggccGGCAGAACGAGAAGAGCG CAGCTGCGGCCCGAGGGGCTTCGAGGAGCAAAAGCCCAGCGAGGACGGCGACCGGGGACTCGCTTCGCCTCACCGGCAAGCCCCTCGACTCCCGGGGGCAGGAGCGAGACAACCCCAGCACAGCGGGGACGCCTGACACGCGGCACGGAGCCTTGCGAGACAGGGGTTGTCACGGCCAACGGCCGGGTGCCACGGCATGGAGCGCACGGGGTAAAAGACCACCGCCACCTGCCCACACCGCCCTCCCTCGGGTGCCGGAGACCGGAGGGCGACACCGCGACCCGGGCCACCTGGAGTCCAGCACGAGAGCCGGCGCGCAGGCCCAGGCGGACGGCTCAGGCTCCAGCGAGCGAGGACAGGGACCGGCTCGCCGCGCGGTCAAGCCCGAACCCCACCCGCGCCCAGAGGCCCACATCTCTAAGGCGAGCGACGACGACCGGCGTCTTTACGGCTGCCCGTCTGTCTGCCTGTCGCCGAAACACAACGTGTCAGCACCTACCTGGcaacaaaaatgttcatttcgGGCAAGAATAAACCAGCTCGCCGGCGGGGACCAGCCACAGGTCACGACCTCCCGGGACCGTGACACGGCCAACTGTCCCAAAACCTGCCCCacggcgcccccacccccacccacggAGCCCCAGGGCCATCTGGTCGACCCAGGAACCGGGGAGGAGGGCGATACGCGGTCGGTGGAGACGCCACGCCGCCACGCCGCCAAGCCAGTGATCTCCGGAGGAGACTTTGAAAATCATCAAAGTTCTCCGGAGGCAGGCACCGTGCGGAGGCCGTCCCCGCGGCCCTCAGGACCGCCGTGCCTACCGCCGTCCCCAACCCCGGCTCGGGCCAGGAGGTGGAGGGCCACGCGCGGCAGAGGCAGCCTCACCGGGAATCGCCACCGCCGGACGCCGAACGGACGGCCGCCCACCGCGTGGCACCGGTCCGACGCCCGGGACCCACCTCCGCAGCGGGCCTCGGAACAAGGGGAGAAAATCGCGTCCGACGCCCGGGACCCACACGTGCCCGCAGCCGG ACCGGTCCCGTCGCCAGGGCGTGACCACGGGGACAACCGAGTGACACGGAAGGCGCCCGAAGATCGCCCGAGCCACAGGACGGACGGCGGGACAcaccctgtcccccgcccccgAGGCGGCCCAGGTCGGTCCGCGCGGGCGGAGGAGGAGCCACCGGCGGGTGCTGGTCGACCCACCCAGGCGGCCGCACGGCCTCCTCCGGAGCGACGGAGGCGAAGCGGCGACAGCGGCGACGGCGACATCCCTCGCAGCTCCGAGGTCCAATCTCCGGCGAGCGCATCGCGCGCCGAGGCCCCGGCGAGCCGGACGCTCGCGCCGGAGCGCCCCTCCTCCTGGAACTCGGCCCGGAAACCGACACCAAAGCTGTTCCTTGCCTGTCGCCGCCGAGCCTCCGGAGGGGACACGCTCCATAAAAGCGGCCGCCAGGTGGCACCCGACAACCGGCGCGAACGACAGCGGGACAGATCTCGGGCG